A portion of the Sphaerochaeta pleomorpha str. Grapes genome contains these proteins:
- a CDS encoding PocR ligand-binding domain-containing protein, with protein sequence MKAKKLDYLDFEKVNILLEGFNQATGFVTAILDLEGNILSNSGWREICTFYHREHPETAKKCTISDTLLANRLGEGSDYHFYKCMNGLVDVAVPIVIKGDHVANLFSGQFFFEKPDSSFFEKQADTYGFEKSAYLESLAKVPVVSQEKVKIVMDFLLNMTQMISEMALQRLEQMELNEVRIKSESALRESEEKYRVFFNTFPLGITILDHSGKLVEYNARAAELLSISTIHNEVPTLDESNWHAIRPDGTTMTSEEFPRALACKENRIVGNIEMGLIKPNDDITWLNVTAAPLYLENYSMVVSYNDITLRRKAEFDYQTLFREMLDGYVLYEICFDASQKPVDYRFLDVNPAFELLSGLKALQVLGTSAKEILPGSKRNLIEEYNKVVISSIPATFEDYSDFLKKYFEIKVFLSSPNQLSCIFVDITERKQVEMHMEYQHNHDFLTKLYTRGFWEKEYKRLEDKRFLPISIILADTNGLKFINDSFGHAMGDEVLRKTAELLRASCRPDDVVARYGGDEFIILLPNTDHVEAELRIKEIEAKAKSIMISSIQLTLAFGYQTRYTVEEDFMSLFRIAEDMMYRNKLYESASDKYKKIGLVINSLFAKSVRESKHSKRVSELCEFIAEKLKMSSKEINRMRIAGLMHDIGKIGISENILNNPGKLNPKEWEEMKRHPETGYRILSASNDFSDIATAILEHHERWDGKGYPRGLSGEAISIQARVITIADAYDAMTSERAYRKPMDIEDAIKEISRCSGTQFDPMVATVFLEYYHEFASRE encoded by the coding sequence GATCTCGAGGGCAATATTCTGTCAAATTCAGGGTGGAGAGAGATTTGCACGTTCTATCACCGCGAACATCCAGAAACGGCAAAGAAATGTACTATCAGCGACACCTTGCTGGCAAATAGATTGGGTGAGGGAAGTGATTACCATTTCTATAAATGCATGAATGGGTTGGTTGATGTGGCTGTTCCCATAGTCATAAAAGGTGATCATGTTGCCAATCTCTTCTCCGGTCAATTCTTTTTTGAAAAACCAGACAGTTCCTTTTTTGAGAAACAAGCCGATACCTATGGATTCGAAAAAAGCGCTTATCTTGAATCCCTTGCAAAAGTACCGGTTGTTTCCCAGGAAAAAGTAAAAATCGTAATGGATTTCTTGTTGAACATGACGCAGATGATTAGTGAAATGGCCTTGCAGAGACTTGAGCAAATGGAATTGAATGAAGTTAGAATCAAGAGCGAGAGTGCACTCCGTGAGAGTGAGGAAAAATATCGCGTCTTTTTCAACACCTTCCCCCTTGGCATTACCATACTGGACCACTCTGGTAAGCTAGTAGAATATAATGCCAGGGCAGCCGAATTATTAAGTATTTCCACTATACATAATGAAGTACCCACTTTGGATGAGAGCAATTGGCATGCCATCCGGCCCGATGGAACGACAATGACGAGTGAAGAATTTCCCAGGGCGCTGGCTTGTAAAGAAAATCGTATTGTCGGAAATATCGAGATGGGACTAATAAAACCAAATGATGATATTACCTGGCTTAATGTGACAGCTGCCCCGCTTTACCTTGAAAACTACAGCATGGTAGTTTCCTATAACGATATCACGTTGCGACGTAAGGCCGAGTTTGACTACCAGACATTATTCAGGGAGATGCTGGATGGCTATGTTCTCTATGAAATTTGCTTTGATGCATCACAAAAACCTGTGGATTACCGGTTTTTGGATGTGAATCCAGCTTTCGAGCTTTTGAGTGGGCTGAAAGCACTGCAAGTGCTTGGAACCTCCGCGAAGGAAATACTTCCTGGAAGTAAGCGAAACCTTATTGAAGAATATAACAAGGTGGTTATCTCAAGTATCCCTGCAACGTTTGAAGATTACTCGGATTTCTTGAAGAAATACTTTGAGATCAAGGTCTTTTTGTCCTCACCCAACCAATTATCCTGCATATTCGTTGATATTACTGAACGCAAACAGGTTGAAATGCATATGGAATATCAACATAATCATGATTTTCTCACGAAATTGTATACGAGGGGCTTTTGGGAGAAAGAATATAAGCGGTTGGAAGACAAGCGATTTCTGCCAATCTCGATCATTCTCGCAGATACCAATGGTTTAAAATTTATCAATGATTCTTTTGGTCATGCAATGGGAGATGAGGTACTGAGAAAAACCGCAGAGTTGCTGAGAGCATCTTGTAGGCCTGATGATGTCGTTGCCAGGTATGGAGGAGATGAATTTATCATACTTCTTCCCAATACCGACCATGTCGAAGCTGAATTACGCATAAAAGAAATCGAAGCAAAGGCGAAATCGATAATGATATCGTCAATCCAATTAACCTTGGCTTTCGGATACCAAACACGATACACCGTTGAAGAGGACTTCATGTCCTTGTTTAGGATTGCTGAGGATATGATGTATCGTAACAAACTCTATGAAAGTGCAAGTGATAAGTATAAGAAGATTGGATTGGTGATCAATTCGTTGTTTGCTAAAAGTGTCAGGGAGTCCAAACATTCAAAACGCGTGAGTGAGCTATGCGAATTTATTGCCGAGAAATTGAAGATGTCCTCAAAAGAAATCAACCGCATGCGAATCGCTGGCCTCATGCATGATATCGGGAAAATTGGGATTTCTGAAAACATTTTGAACAATCCGGGCAAACTCAACCCAAAGGAATGGGAAGAGATGAAAAGGCACCCGGAGACTGGCTATCGTATCCTCTCTGCCTCGAATGATTTTAGCGATATTGCGACTGCAATACTCGAACACCATGAGCGATGGGATGGAAAGGGATATCCAAGAGGCCTGTCTGGGGAGGCGATTTCTATTCAAGCCAGGGTGATTACCATTGCTGATGCCTATGATGCCATGACCAGTGAAAGGGCATATAGGAAACCGATGGATATAGAGGATGCCATCAAGGAAATCAGCAGATGTTCGGGTACCCAATTTGACCCGATGGTAGCAACCGTCTTTCTGGAGTATTACCATGAGTTCGCCAGCAGGGAATGA
- the yiaK gene encoding 3-dehydro-L-gulonate 2-dehydrogenase: MRVDYEVLETEFERILEKHAMEREDSKLCATLFAQASLDGVSSHGLNRFPVFIDYIEKGLVDVHAKATLLGRFGCLERWDGNAGPGNLNAYASMTRAIALAKENTIGCVALANTNHWMRAGSYGLLAAQQDCIGILWTNTIPNMPPWGGLEAKLGNNPVVFAIPHADSPILVDIAMSLFSYGKMENYAREKKDLPFDGGFDTKGGISKDPAEILQTQRTLPIGFWKGSGLSLALDLIAASLSGGLTTYEVGKAPAEASVSQLFVAISLANLPDREAIEAKITATLDDLHATRPIDAQHPVHFPGEGMKKIREENLEKGIPVDEVIWKRVCAM; this comes from the coding sequence ATGCGAGTTGACTATGAGGTACTGGAAACGGAATTTGAACGGATTTTGGAAAAACATGCCATGGAAAGAGAGGATTCCAAACTCTGTGCAACACTCTTTGCACAAGCCAGTCTCGATGGGGTCTCTAGCCATGGGCTCAACCGTTTTCCGGTGTTTATCGATTATATAGAGAAAGGGCTTGTCGATGTCCATGCAAAGGCAACGTTGTTAGGGCGGTTTGGCTGTCTTGAGCGTTGGGATGGAAATGCCGGGCCCGGGAATCTGAATGCCTATGCTTCCATGACAAGGGCGATTGCCTTGGCCAAGGAAAACACCATCGGATGTGTTGCCCTTGCAAACACAAACCATTGGATGCGGGCTGGTTCCTATGGATTGCTTGCAGCCCAACAGGATTGTATTGGGATTTTGTGGACCAATACGATTCCAAACATGCCCCCTTGGGGAGGATTGGAGGCAAAACTGGGTAATAATCCTGTGGTCTTTGCAATTCCCCATGCCGATAGTCCCATCCTTGTAGATATTGCCATGTCCCTGTTTTCCTATGGGAAAATGGAGAACTATGCAAGGGAGAAGAAGGACCTTCCCTTTGACGGTGGGTTCGATACGAAGGGAGGTATTTCCAAAGATCCTGCAGAGATCCTGCAGACCCAGAGGACCCTTCCTATCGGGTTCTGGAAAGGTTCCGGTCTCTCCCTTGCCCTTGATCTGATTGCTGCTTCGCTTTCCGGTGGCTTGACTACCTATGAAGTGGGGAAAGCCCCTGCAGAGGCCAGTGTGTCTCAGCTATTTGTGGCAATCAGTCTGGCCAACCTTCCTGACCGGGAAGCAATCGAGGCGAAGATAACCGCGACCTTGGATGATTTGCATGCTACCAGGCCTATTGATGCACAGCATCCTGTTCACTTTCCGGGCGAAGGTATGAAAAAGATACGAGAAGAGAACCTGGAGAAAGGGATTCCTGTCGATGAGGTAATCTGGAAGCGGGTTTGTGCAATGTAG
- a CDS encoding L-fucose isomerase: MANVSDIKSIGPEIRYAGSFPKIGIRPVIDGRQRGVRESLEVQTMNMAKSAAKLISDNVRYSNGNKVECVLADTTIGGVRESADCAAKFEKEGVAITLTVTPCWCYGTETFDMNPMTVKAVWGFNGTERPGAVYLAAVLAAHTQKGLPAFGIYGRDVQDNSDTTIPEDVSEKILRFARAALAVATMRDKSYLSIGGCAMGIAGSIVDQDLLQSYLGMRTEAIDMCEIERRIVEEIYDHEEFKKAIKWVKENCIQPKDTVNEEKYRRSEEQLEKDWEYCTKMTMIGRDLMIGNKELKKIGFGEESLGHNALFAGFQGQRQWTDHWPNGDFMETMLCTSFDWNGIREPFVMATENDFLNGIGMLFGKLLTNRATIFSDVRTYWSPSAIERVTGWKPTGLAKDGFIHLINSGATTLDAAGKMKNAKGESEMKHFWEITSEDVANTLDNSRFSAANCGYFRGGGFSSTFLSEGGMPVTMVRMNTVKGLGPVLQIAEGWTCEVPENVFDTINKRTDQTWPTTWFVPRIDGKDGPFKDVYSVMANWGANHGAISYGHIGADMITLCSMLRIPVCMHNVPDADIFRPSAWTMMGMEKESADFRACETFGPLYGKY; encoded by the coding sequence ATGGCAAATGTTTCTGATATTAAATCCATCGGACCAGAAATTCGATATGCAGGCTCCTTTCCTAAAATCGGAATAAGACCGGTAATCGATGGAAGACAACGGGGAGTTCGGGAATCACTCGAAGTCCAGACCATGAATATGGCAAAGTCAGCAGCAAAACTCATCAGTGACAATGTTCGCTATTCCAATGGCAACAAAGTCGAGTGCGTACTCGCCGACACCACCATTGGCGGGGTCAGGGAAAGTGCCGACTGTGCTGCAAAATTCGAAAAGGAAGGGGTTGCCATTACCCTTACCGTTACACCCTGCTGGTGCTACGGAACAGAAACCTTTGACATGAATCCGATGACCGTCAAGGCTGTCTGGGGTTTTAATGGCACTGAACGACCGGGTGCTGTCTATCTGGCTGCCGTATTGGCTGCCCATACCCAGAAGGGGCTCCCTGCCTTTGGGATCTATGGCCGCGATGTCCAAGACAACAGCGACACAACGATTCCTGAAGATGTATCTGAGAAAATCCTTCGCTTTGCACGTGCGGCTCTGGCAGTTGCCACAATGAGAGATAAAAGTTACTTGTCCATTGGCGGCTGTGCCATGGGTATTGCTGGCTCCATCGTCGACCAGGACCTGTTGCAGTCTTACCTGGGAATGAGAACTGAAGCCATTGACATGTGTGAGATCGAACGCAGGATAGTCGAGGAAATCTACGACCACGAAGAGTTCAAAAAGGCTATCAAATGGGTCAAGGAAAACTGTATCCAACCCAAAGATACTGTCAACGAAGAGAAATACCGGCGCAGTGAAGAACAGTTGGAGAAAGACTGGGAATACTGCACAAAGATGACCATGATCGGCCGTGACCTGATGATCGGGAATAAAGAACTCAAGAAAATCGGTTTCGGTGAGGAGAGCCTTGGCCACAATGCCCTGTTTGCAGGATTCCAAGGCCAAAGGCAATGGACAGACCATTGGCCAAATGGCGATTTCATGGAAACCATGCTGTGTACCTCATTTGACTGGAATGGAATCAGAGAGCCTTTCGTCATGGCTACCGAGAATGACTTTCTCAATGGTATCGGAATGCTTTTCGGCAAACTCCTTACCAACAGGGCAACCATCTTCAGCGATGTTCGCACCTATTGGAGTCCCAGTGCCATCGAACGGGTCACTGGCTGGAAACCGACCGGACTTGCAAAGGATGGATTCATCCATCTTATCAACAGCGGGGCTACAACCCTCGATGCAGCGGGAAAAATGAAGAATGCCAAAGGCGAAAGCGAAATGAAGCATTTCTGGGAAATTACCAGCGAAGATGTTGCAAACACCTTGGACAACTCCCGCTTCAGCGCAGCAAACTGTGGATACTTCCGTGGCGGCGGGTTCAGTTCCACCTTCCTCAGTGAAGGGGGAATGCCGGTGACCATGGTCCGCATGAATACGGTAAAGGGCTTGGGTCCTGTATTGCAGATAGCTGAAGGCTGGACCTGCGAAGTTCCCGAGAACGTATTCGACACCATCAACAAGAGAACCGACCAGACCTGGCCGACTACTTGGTTCGTCCCCCGCATCGACGGGAAAGACGGTCCGTTCAAGGATGTCTATTCTGTCATGGCAAACTGGGGAGCCAACCACGGGGCGATCAGTTATGGGCATATCGGTGCCGATATGATTACCCTCTGCTCGATGCTTCGCATTCCTGTATGCATGCACAATGTCCCGGATGCAGATATCTTCCGCCCGAGTGCCTGGACGATGATGGGCATGGAGAAGGAAAGCGCCGATTTCCGGGCTTGCGAGACTTTTGGCCCTCTATACGGTAAATATTAA
- the fucU gene encoding L-fucose mutarotase: protein MLKNIPSIISPELLKVLMEMGHGDELVIGDGNFPAASMNDRVIRLDGHGVPEIFEAILKLFPLDIYSDNAFLMEKVPGDKVETPIWKEYETLGKQGDPNFKGFHFIERYAFYERAKKAYAIVATGETALYANILIKKGVVV, encoded by the coding sequence ATGCTAAAAAACATCCCTTCGATTATCAGTCCTGAACTACTTAAAGTACTTATGGAAATGGGTCATGGTGACGAATTGGTCATCGGTGACGGTAATTTCCCGGCAGCCTCGATGAATGATCGGGTTATCCGGCTGGACGGTCATGGGGTTCCTGAGATTTTTGAGGCTATACTCAAACTATTTCCCCTGGATATCTATTCTGATAATGCTTTTTTGATGGAAAAGGTTCCCGGAGACAAAGTTGAGACCCCTATCTGGAAAGAATACGAAACGTTGGGAAAACAAGGAGACCCGAATTTCAAGGGCTTCCATTTTATCGAACGGTATGCTTTTTACGAGAGGGCAAAGAAAGCCTATGCAATAGTTGCAACAGGCGAAACGGCCTTGTATGCCAATATACTGATCAAGAAAGGCGTTGTAGTTTAA
- a CDS encoding helix-turn-helix domain-containing protein codes for MSYRILREHTFFHGQSIHVKVIKREPEIPYSLHSHEFFELVIVISGTGINITENERLKVCCGSAFLIPPKVLHGYEEVDNLVLYNILIGKNILSASMVDLAEIAGFKSLVIDASHTSTIPCLSPLQLEKALVLVEKIKLENAGMVYGKGTAALVYAYLLQLLVMLSRSKEKPLYTEAYGNQRIATCIAFMEKNLNKSLSLTELSDQAHMSASTLNRYFRLYTGFSPVEFHIRRRIKYACSLIQTSNLTMEGISEATGFSDGNYFARQFRNIMELSPRQYKRIWTNQPST; via the coding sequence ATGTCATACAGAATTTTACGGGAACATACCTTTTTCCATGGTCAGAGTATTCATGTAAAGGTAATAAAACGGGAACCTGAAATACCCTATTCCTTACACAGCCATGAGTTTTTCGAACTGGTCATTGTCATTTCCGGTACGGGAATCAATATCACAGAAAATGAAAGACTGAAAGTTTGCTGCGGTTCCGCCTTCCTGATCCCTCCGAAAGTGCTCCATGGGTACGAAGAAGTTGATAATCTCGTGCTGTATAATATTTTGATAGGAAAAAATATTCTCTCGGCTAGCATGGTAGACCTTGCGGAAATCGCTGGGTTCAAATCTCTGGTTATCGATGCTTCCCACACGTCAACCATCCCTTGCCTTTCACCCTTGCAATTGGAGAAGGCTTTGGTTTTGGTTGAGAAAATCAAGCTGGAGAATGCAGGTATGGTATATGGAAAAGGTACAGCTGCTTTGGTCTACGCGTACCTATTGCAGTTGCTCGTTATGCTCTCACGGTCAAAGGAAAAGCCGCTCTATACAGAAGCCTATGGCAACCAGAGAATCGCGACCTGTATTGCTTTCATGGAAAAAAACCTAAACAAATCGCTTTCTCTGACTGAACTTTCTGACCAGGCACATATGAGTGCAAGCACCCTCAACCGGTATTTCCGGTTGTATACCGGGTTTTCCCCGGTAGAGTTCCACATCCGCAGAAGGATAAAATATGCCTGCTCCCTGATCCAGACCAGCAACCTGACCATGGAAGGCATCTCTGAAGCCACGGGTTTTTCCGATGGGAACTATTTTGCACGACAGTTTCGCAACATAATGGAATTGAGCCCGCGGCAATACAAGAGGATTTGGACTAATCAACCAAGCACTTAA
- a CDS encoding L-rhamnose isomerase, whose amino-acid sequence MTEYEIAKKAYAQYGVDTDSVLQELSSVPISIHCWQGDDVGGFEKPESVLTGGGIQTTGNYPGKAKTISQLRQDLEKVLTLVPGTHRLNLHASYGEFGDVFIDRDQIEEKYYQGWVDWALANDLKIDFNGTFFSHPLAEDGFTLASKDETIRRFWIEHEKRCRKIAAWIGRIQKSPCILDTWIPDGMKNLAVDKLGYRAILKESLDEIFAIEYSEDEMRDALETKLFGLGSEAFVVGSHEFYMNYAARNKKMLCLDMGHFHTEEDISDKLSAILLFDDEILLHVSRPMHWDSDHVVLFNDKVKMVSEELVRSGKLSTCHIGMDFFDSSINRIGAWVTGVRAMRKALLFAMLEPINQLIRYEETGNGYAQMALLEQQSLMPFGFVWDEFCKRNGVPVESDLVKIITEYEKTVLGERE is encoded by the coding sequence ATGACAGAATATGAAATTGCGAAAAAGGCATATGCCCAATACGGTGTAGACACTGACTCTGTTCTTCAAGAACTTTCCTCAGTCCCAATTTCCATACATTGCTGGCAGGGGGATGATGTCGGGGGTTTTGAAAAACCTGAATCCGTACTTACCGGGGGCGGAATCCAAACAACAGGGAACTATCCAGGTAAGGCAAAAACCATTTCCCAGTTGCGACAGGACCTGGAAAAAGTGTTGACTCTGGTTCCTGGTACCCACCGGCTCAATCTACATGCAAGCTATGGCGAATTTGGAGATGTGTTTATAGACCGGGACCAGATTGAAGAAAAATATTACCAAGGCTGGGTAGACTGGGCTCTGGCAAACGATTTGAAAATTGACTTTAATGGTACGTTTTTCAGTCATCCGCTTGCAGAGGATGGTTTTACCTTGGCAAGCAAGGACGAAACAATTCGCCGGTTCTGGATTGAGCACGAAAAACGTTGCAGGAAGATTGCTGCCTGGATAGGGCGGATACAAAAAAGCCCTTGTATTCTCGACACTTGGATTCCCGATGGAATGAAAAACCTTGCAGTAGATAAATTGGGCTATCGAGCAATCCTCAAGGAATCGCTCGATGAGATTTTTGCAATTGAATATAGCGAAGACGAGATGAGGGATGCGCTGGAAACGAAACTCTTTGGTCTAGGAAGCGAGGCCTTTGTAGTAGGTTCCCATGAGTTCTATATGAACTATGCAGCGCGTAATAAAAAAATGCTCTGCCTTGATATGGGTCATTTTCACACAGAAGAAGATATCTCGGACAAATTATCAGCGATTCTCCTCTTTGATGACGAAATCCTGCTACATGTAAGTCGTCCCATGCATTGGGACAGCGACCATGTCGTACTGTTCAACGATAAGGTAAAGATGGTCAGCGAGGAATTGGTACGCAGCGGTAAGCTTTCCACTTGCCATATAGGGATGGATTTCTTTGATTCCTCGATCAATAGGATCGGAGCCTGGGTAACCGGGGTACGTGCTATGAGGAAAGCCTTGCTGTTTGCCATGCTGGAGCCAATCAACCAGCTTATCCGCTACGAAGAGACCGGAAACGGGTATGCCCAGATGGCATTGCTTGAGCAACAGTCCCTGATGCCCTTTGGGTTTGTCTGGGATGAATTCTGCAAGAGAAACGGGGTACCTGTGGAAAGTGACCTTGTCAAAATTATCACCGAGTATGAAAAAACAGTTTTGGGGGAACGGGAATGA
- a CDS encoding class II aldolase/adducin family protein, protein MSLETLIEASHYYGNDSSMVLLGGGNTSYKEGNTLYVKASGYSLGTIGPQGFVRMDLAKMQGIWSKSYALDDAEREDQVLKDMMGCRLPGETARPSVEALLHALLPFTYVVHLHPALVNGVTCSLKGEQTITRMFPSSLWLGLIKPGYILAETVKKAMASRLADRGETPQVIFLQNHGVFVGADSLAEVQRLYEGIIGCIQKEITRCPDFTPLQMDGLKVEKVIASLKEVYQGTVSVALNKEFQKILRDEKSFYPVSSAFTPDHIVYSGFKPLWVEIPNEEANVGSAVLQAYELYGSQYGSVPKIICVQNLAVFAFGENALKLFTDTVAVSVYSESFGGPLFMDEAMIDFIRTWEVEKYRSSIGSK, encoded by the coding sequence ATGAGTCTGGAAACGTTGATAGAAGCTTCCCATTACTACGGTAATGATTCTTCCATGGTACTTCTTGGCGGTGGCAATACCTCCTATAAGGAAGGCAATACCCTGTATGTGAAAGCCTCGGGGTATTCTCTCGGTACGATTGGTCCCCAGGGGTTTGTCAGAATGGACCTTGCAAAAATGCAGGGTATTTGGTCTAAAAGCTACGCCCTAGACGATGCTGAACGGGAAGACCAAGTGCTCAAGGATATGATGGGATGTCGTCTTCCTGGTGAGACAGCCCGTCCCTCGGTCGAGGCCCTTTTACACGCTTTGCTTCCTTTTACCTACGTGGTACACCTCCATCCGGCCCTGGTCAACGGGGTTACCTGTTCGCTCAAGGGTGAGCAGACAATTACAAGGATGTTTCCCTCTTCCCTCTGGCTTGGTTTGATAAAACCAGGATATATCCTTGCCGAAACCGTGAAAAAGGCAATGGCCAGCAGATTGGCCGATAGGGGAGAAACCCCACAGGTTATCTTTTTGCAGAACCATGGGGTTTTTGTAGGGGCCGATAGCCTGGCAGAAGTCCAACGATTGTATGAAGGCATTATCGGGTGTATACAGAAAGAGATAACGCGTTGTCCGGATTTCACTCCGCTTCAAATGGACGGGTTGAAAGTTGAGAAAGTCATAGCTTCCTTGAAGGAGGTCTATCAGGGGACCGTATCGGTTGCCTTGAATAAGGAATTTCAAAAAATCCTTCGTGATGAAAAATCATTTTATCCTGTTTCTTCTGCTTTTACCCCCGATCATATTGTCTATAGCGGATTCAAACCCCTATGGGTCGAGATTCCCAATGAAGAAGCGAACGTTGGCTCAGCTGTCCTGCAGGCCTACGAGCTCTATGGTAGCCAGTATGGATCTGTCCCAAAGATTATCTGCGTCCAGAACCTGGCTGTGTTTGCCTTTGGGGAGAATGCTTTGAAATTGTTTACCGATACGGTAGCGGTCAGTGTCTATAGTGAAAGCTTTGGAGGTCCCTTGTTCATGGATGAGGCAATGATCGATTTCATCAGAACCTGGGAGGTTGAGAAGTATAGAAGCTCAATCGGCTCAAAGTAG
- the rhaS gene encoding rhamnose ABC transporter substrate-binding protein, giving the protein MKKTLLVMLIVVMSMGMMFAQGTKDQAAVKGEKEIVILCKSMGNGFFDAVFKGSEEAVAELGGIKTTYMAPSQATAEGQIEIIESLIAQRVDGIAISANDADALIPVAKKAMAAGIKVISFDSGINVGGRIVDLLPSNAELIGRQQIQLAADLTGMKGDIAVLSASAQATNQNLWIDWMKEEIKDAKYSNMKLVEVVYGDDAPDKSYREATSLMKKYPNLKAIICPTTVGLLATAQAVKDAGMTGKVEVTGLGLPSEMKGYILDGTCRKMALWNPIDLGYTSTYILAALMDGTSKGSVGEVIPAGRMKSVKVEKDGLIYMSTPYVFNKDNIEQYAAIF; this is encoded by the coding sequence ATGAAAAAGACGTTGTTGGTAATGCTCATCGTTGTGATGTCCATGGGAATGATGTTTGCCCAAGGTACAAAAGACCAGGCAGCAGTGAAAGGCGAGAAAGAAATCGTCATCCTTTGCAAAAGCATGGGAAACGGGTTCTTTGATGCAGTTTTCAAGGGTAGTGAAGAAGCTGTAGCCGAGCTTGGTGGAATTAAGACCACCTATATGGCCCCTTCCCAGGCGACTGCTGAAGGCCAGATTGAGATTATCGAATCCTTGATCGCCCAGAGGGTTGACGGTATCGCAATTTCTGCAAACGATGCTGACGCTCTTATCCCTGTAGCCAAGAAAGCCATGGCAGCCGGAATCAAAGTCATTTCCTTCGATTCAGGTATCAATGTAGGTGGACGTATCGTTGACTTGCTGCCTAGCAATGCCGAACTGATCGGACGCCAGCAGATTCAGCTTGCAGCTGACCTTACCGGTATGAAGGGTGATATCGCAGTTCTTTCCGCCTCTGCCCAGGCTACAAACCAGAATCTCTGGATTGACTGGATGAAGGAAGAGATCAAAGATGCCAAGTATTCGAACATGAAGCTTGTCGAAGTTGTCTATGGCGACGATGCCCCGGACAAGAGCTATCGTGAAGCTACTTCCCTCATGAAGAAGTATCCTAATCTCAAAGCAATCATTTGCCCGACCACCGTTGGTCTTCTTGCCACAGCACAGGCTGTCAAGGATGCCGGGATGACCGGTAAGGTTGAAGTTACCGGACTTGGCCTTCCTTCTGAAATGAAAGGCTACATTCTGGATGGTACCTGCCGCAAGATGGCTCTCTGGAATCCCATCGACCTCGGCTATACTTCCACATACATTCTTGCTGCCCTCATGGATGGAACCTCCAAGGGTAGTGTCGGCGAAGTAATTCCTGCCGGCCGCATGAAATCTGTGAAAGTTGAGAAAGACGGACTCATCTACATGAGCACCCCGTATGTATTCAACAAAGACAATATCGAACAGTACGCAGCAATTTTCTAG